Proteins from a genomic interval of Papaver somniferum cultivar HN1 chromosome 4, ASM357369v1, whole genome shotgun sequence:
- the LOC113274042 gene encoding serine hydroxymethyltransferase 3, chloroplastic-like — translation PEVHSIIDSEKNRQFNSLELIASENFTSRAVMEAVGSCLTNKYSEGLHGKRYYGGNEYIDELETLCQQRALAAFHLDPKKWGVNVQPLSGSPANFEVYTALLNPHDRIMGLDLPHGGHLSHGFMTPKRRVSGTSIYFESMPYRLDESTGLIDYDMLEKTATLFRPKLIIVGASAYPRDFYYPRMRKIADSVGAFLMMDMAHISGLVAASVLVDPFEYCDVVTTTTHKSLRGPRGGMIFFKKDHVLWVDMESAINNAVFPG, via the exons cctgaagtacattcaataattgatagtgagaagaatcgtcaatttaacagcttggagctcattgcttcagagaattttacatctcgcgcagtgatggaagctgtgggttcttgtctcacaaacaagtattcagaagggcttcatggtaaaag GTACTATGGTGGCAATGAGTACATTGATGAGCTAGAGACACTTTGTCAACAAAGGGCTTTGGCTGCATTTCACTTAGACCCAAAGAAATGGGGAGTTAATGTCCAACCTCTGTCTGGTTCTCCTGCTAACTTTGAAGTTTACACTGCACTTCTCAACCCACATGACCGTATTAT GGGTCTGGATCTTCCTCATGGAGGTCActtgtcacatggatttatgactcctaaaagacgggtatctgggacttcgatttattttgaatcgatgccctaccgtcttgatgaatcaacag gccttattgattatgatatgcttgagaaaactgccaccctctttcgaccaaaactcatcattgttggtgctagtgcttatcctcgtgatttctattatcctcgaatgagaaag attgcagattctgttggggcttttctcatgatggatatggctcacataagtggtctcgttgctgcatctgtacttgtcgacccatttgaatactgtgatgttgtaacaaccaccactcacaag tcattacgaggtcccagaggtggcatgattttcttcaagaaagatcatgttctttgggttgatatggaatctgcgattaacaatgctgttttcccaggg